Part of the Pseudodesulfovibrio mercurii genome is shown below.
GTGCCGCGCGCGGACCATCCCCATGGCCAGCCATGACGACACCCTGCCCGAGCACGTGGCCCAGGCCGTGGCCGAGGGCATGGCCATCGCCGAGTTCCCGACCACGCGCACGGCCGCCCGGCTGGCCCGCGAACACGGCATCCGTATCGTCATGGGCGGCCCCAACCTGGTCCGGGGCGCGTCCCACTCGGGCAACGTCTCGGCCCGCGAACTGGCCGAGGCCGGGCTCCTGGACATCATCTCCTCGGACTACGTACCCGGCAGCCTGGTGGCCGGGGCCTTCGCCCTGCACCGCCAGACCGGCCTGTCCCTGCCCGACGCCGTGGCCCGGATCAGCGCCAACCCGGCCGACGCCGTGGGTCTGACCGACCGGGGGCGCATCGCCTGCGGCCTGCGCGCGGACCTGGTCCGGGTGCGCGAGATCGAGGGCGTGCCCGCCGTGTTACGGACGTGGTCGGTCGGATGTTCGGGGAAGCTCGAAATCACAACAAAAAACGCGGCCTGATTGTTACGGCGGCAAGCGACGATTCCGTCAAACCGTCACCCGGTCACCATACCCCCGTTGCAGGGACCGTGTAGACCCTTCACGGTGAGGGAAGCCGTCGTCTCCGGACCGGGCCTTCCCCGAAAACACCCAAAAGATCGAGTCGGGAGGCTTCCATGAAATCCATCGACATCCGCAAGCGGCAGCAGCGCGAGGCCATCCAGGCCAAGGGGCTGAGCAAGGTCTACCCCAACGGCACCGTGGCCCTCAGGGACGTGTCCGTGACCGTCAACGCGGGCGACTTCTGCGTCGTCATCGGGCTGTCCGGGGCCGGAAAATCCACGCTGCTGCGCTGCATGAACCGGCTCATCCGGCCCACCCAGGGGTCCATCGCCCTGTTCGGCGAGGACGTCACCCGAGTCAACGGCGGGCAGCTTCGCCAGGTGCGCCGCCGCGTGGGCATGATCTTCCAGCAGTTCAACCTGGTGCGCCGCCTGACCGTGCTCGACAACGTCCTGGTCGGCCGCCTGCGCTTCAACGCCCACCCGGTCAAGCGCTGCCTGTCCATGTTCCGCCAGTTCCCGAAGGACGAGCGGGAGTTCGCCTTCGACTGCCTGCAACAGGTGGGCATCGGGGACCTGGCCTTCCGCCGGGCCGACGCTCTGTCCGGCGGCCAGCAGCAGCGCGTGGCCATCGCACGCGCCCTGGCCCAGGAGCCCGAGGTCTTCCTGGCCGACGAGCCCATCGCCAGCCTGGACCCGCGCAGCTCCGAGACGGTCATGCGGATCCTGGCCAGGATCCACGAGGACAAGGGCATCCCGGTGCTCGTGAACCTGCACCACATCGACTTCGCCCAGCGCTACGGCAAGCGCATCCTGGGCATGTCCAAGGGCGAACTGATCTTCGACGGCACGGCCCGCGACCTGGACGCCGAGACCGTGTCCCGCATCTACGGCGACAAGGCGGAGGAGGCCCTGGAAGAGCTTTCGGCCGCCTGATCCATAACGGCAGCGAACCGGCCGCCGATCGGCAAGTACTGCATCAACCTCAACGACTCACAGGAGATTTCCCCATGCTCTCGAAACTGTCCAAAGTGCTCATGATGGCGGCCCTGGTCCTGACCGTGGCCCTGCCCGGCCTGGCCAACGCCGGCCCCTCGGAATGGCCCACCACCCTGAAGCTCGGCTTCATCCCCACCGAAGGCGCGGCCGACTCCGCCAAACGGGCCAAGCCCATCGCCGCCCAGCTGGAAAAGGACCTCGGCGTCAAGGTCGAGATCTTCACCGCCTCCGACTACAACGGCATCCTGACCGCCATGGCCAACAAGCACATCGACCTGGCCTACTACGGCCCCAAGAGCTACGTGGAGGCCACCGAGAAGGCCAACGCCGAAGCCATCGTCATGGAGCTGAACAAGGACGGCCAGCCCGGCTATACCGGCATCATCATCACCAGGAAGGATTCCGGCATCACCGACATGGACAAGGCCAAGGGCAAGACCTTCGCCTTCACCGATCCCAACTCCACCTCCGGCTACCTGGTGCCCAACGTCATCTTCGCCCGCGACATGAAGATCGACCCCGAGAAGTACTTCGCCGAAGTGCGCTTCTCCGGCTCCCACGGCGCGTCCATCCTGGCCGTCAAGAACGGCTCCATCCAGGTGGCGGCCACCAACAACATCGACATGGACCGCATGATCGAGAAGGGCGCCGCCTCCCTGGACGACTTCAACATCATCAAGCGTTCCGACATGATCCCCGGCGCGCCCATCGCCGTGCGCAAGGACCTGCCCGAGAGCCTGAAGTGCGCCATCGCCGGTTCCCTGCTCAAGATCAACGATGATCCCGAGGCCCTGGAAATCCTCCAGAACGGCGGCTACCGCCACACCTCGGACAAGGACTACGACATGGTCCGCTACCTCAAGCGCCTCAAGGCCGAACTGGCCAAGAAGAAGTAACGATGACCGATCTGACACTCGATCAGGTCACCCCCAGGCGGAGCTTCCCGCAGAAGCTCGCCCTGGGGGGCCTGGTGACCATCATCCTGGCCGTGCTCGTGGCCTCGTACATCTCCACGGACATCGACCCGTTCAAGCTGTACGCCAAGCGCCAGAACGCCTTCGAATACCTGTTCGGCAGACAACTCAACGACGCCGACAAACAGGCGGCCCTGGACCAGGCCAAACGGCTGCCCGCCATCATCGCCTTCGAGGAGTCCTACCAGGCGGTCAAGGCGGAATACACGGCCACCGGCAAGACGCTCGACCCCGTGGCCATGCAGCGCGAGGCCCAGAAACGGGCCGACGCCCACATCAAGGCCATGAGCCCGGCGGACCGCGAGCGTATCGTCCGGAGCGAATACGACCGCATCGCGGACGAGAAGTCCGGTGGCTACTTCCCGCCCGAAACGGCCTGGCCGCACCTCCTGGAATACTCCAAGGCGCTCATCGAGACCGTGGCCATCGCCATCTGGGGCACGCTCATCGCCTTCATCGCGGCCATCCCCATGGCCATGTTCGCGGCCAGCAACACCCTGGAACTGATGGTCCAGGGCGACGGAATCTGGCAGCGCGCACTGCGCTGGTTCGGCCAGTTCGCGGCCCGGCGCGTGCTCGACTTCTGCCGCGGCTTCAACGAATTCGTCATGGCCCTCATCTTCGTGGCCGTCATCGGGCTCGGCCCCTACGCGGGCGTCCTGGCCCTGGCCATCCACACCTTCGGCATCCTGGGCAAGGTCTTCTCCGAGGCCATCGAACAGATCGAACCCGGCCAGGTGGAGGCCGTCACCGCCTCGGGCGCGGGCCCGGCCCAGATTATGGCCTTCTCCGTCATCCCGCAGGTCATGCCGCTCATCGTCAGCTATACCCTGCTGCGCTTCGAATCCAACGTCCGCTCCGCCACCATCCTCGGCTTCGTGGGCGCGGGCGGCATCGGCTTCCTCATGTTCGACAAGATCAACGGCTACCTCTACCGCGAAGTCTGCACCATGATGATCATGGTCATCATCTCCGTCACCCTCATCGACTACCTCTGCGGCATCCTGCGCCGAAGGTTCGTGTAGGGAGACGCCTCCGGCGGCCGGGGGAAGGGGAGAGGGAAACCCTTTGAAAAGGGTTTTCCCTCTCCCCTTCCCCCGGACCCCCATCCCCTCTCCCTTCCTAAACTTTTTGGCGCCGCTGCGCGGGGTCGTAGCGCGTAAAATCACCAATTTCCCCACCGTCCCGACACGTCGCCCTGACACACTTCCTTTTCCCTCGCCCCTCCCGGCGGCGCGAACCCTCCGGGACACCGCCTGTCCCGCGCCCGCACGCCCCTGCCGAAGGCACACAAAAAGTTTGGGAGAGTCCAGAGAACCCTTTGAAAAGGGTGCTCTGGTCCCCCCGACAAATCCGCAGGACAGCGGATTTGGACCGCGCCTGGAAAGGCGCGACCCCGCAGGGGTGAGCCCCAGGACGGGGCGAATCAAGGGGCCGCCGGAGGCTTCCCCCCGCTCTGCCTCTCCGTCGCCCCCCATGTGCGCCCTGTTGCAGTTGGTTGCGACCACCGCCGGGGGCGCGTATAGGTGCTGGTATGAAATTCGTGGGCGTGGACGGATGCAGGGCCGGTTGGTGCGCGGCGTGGGTGGCGGACGGCCGGTGGGACGTGGGCGTGTATCCGTTGTTCGCGGACCTGTGGAGCGAGCACGAGGATGCCGAGAGCGTGCTGGTGGACATCCCCATCGGGCTGGCGGACGACGCGAACCGGCGGGCCGAGGGGCTGCTCCGGGCGAGGCTCGGCCCGAGAAGGAACAGCGTGTTCAATACGCCCGCCAGGGCGGCCCTCCATGCCGGGTCCAAAGCGGCGGCAAAGGCAAGCAACCGAAAAGCCGCCGGTAAGTCCTTATCCGAACAATCATTGGGCATTATGAACAAGATTGCGGAAGTGGATATATTTCTGGTCGACCATCCCGAGGCTGTGGAAAAGGTGTTCGAATCGCACCCGGAGCTGTGCTTCGCCATGGCCGGGGGAGCGCCCATGGGGTATGCCAAGCGGGACACGCCCGGGGTGGTGGAGCGGTACGACATCCTGCGGCGGTTCGTGCCGGACGTGCGCGGATTGCTGGACCGGGTGCGCGGGACGCATCCGGCATCGAAGGTGGCCGGGGACGACGTGTTCGACG
Proteins encoded:
- the phnC gene encoding phosphonate ABC transporter ATP-binding protein encodes the protein MKSIDIRKRQQREAIQAKGLSKVYPNGTVALRDVSVTVNAGDFCVVIGLSGAGKSTLLRCMNRLIRPTQGSIALFGEDVTRVNGGQLRQVRRRVGMIFQQFNLVRRLTVLDNVLVGRLRFNAHPVKRCLSMFRQFPKDEREFAFDCLQQVGIGDLAFRRADALSGGQQQRVAIARALAQEPEVFLADEPIASLDPRSSETVMRILARIHEDKGIPVLVNLHHIDFAQRYGKRILGMSKGELIFDGTARDLDAETVSRIYGDKAEEALEELSAA
- the phnD gene encoding phosphonate ABC transporter substrate-binding protein gives rise to the protein MLSKLSKVLMMAALVLTVALPGLANAGPSEWPTTLKLGFIPTEGAADSAKRAKPIAAQLEKDLGVKVEIFTASDYNGILTAMANKHIDLAYYGPKSYVEATEKANAEAIVMELNKDGQPGYTGIIITRKDSGITDMDKAKGKTFAFTDPNSTSGYLVPNVIFARDMKIDPEKYFAEVRFSGSHGASILAVKNGSIQVAATNNIDMDRMIEKGAASLDDFNIIKRSDMIPGAPIAVRKDLPESLKCAIAGSLLKINDDPEALEILQNGGYRHTSDKDYDMVRYLKRLKAELAKKK
- the phnE gene encoding phosphonate ABC transporter, permease protein PhnE; its protein translation is MTDLTLDQVTPRRSFPQKLALGGLVTIILAVLVASYISTDIDPFKLYAKRQNAFEYLFGRQLNDADKQAALDQAKRLPAIIAFEESYQAVKAEYTATGKTLDPVAMQREAQKRADAHIKAMSPADRERIVRSEYDRIADEKSGGYFPPETAWPHLLEYSKALIETVAIAIWGTLIAFIAAIPMAMFAASNTLELMVQGDGIWQRALRWFGQFAARRVLDFCRGFNEFVMALIFVAVIGLGPYAGVLALAIHTFGILGKVFSEAIEQIEPGQVEAVTASGAGPAQIMAFSVIPQVMPLIVSYTLLRFESNVRSATILGFVGAGGIGFLMFDKINGYLYREVCTMMIMVIISVTLIDYLCGILRRRFV
- a CDS encoding DUF429 domain-containing protein, with amino-acid sequence MKFVGVDGCRAGWCAAWVADGRWDVGVYPLFADLWSEHEDAESVLVDIPIGLADDANRRAEGLLRARLGPRRNSVFNTPARAALHAGSKAAAKASNRKAAGKSLSEQSLGIMNKIAEVDIFLVDHPEAVEKVFESHPELCFAMAGGAPMGYAKRDTPGVVERYDILRRFVPDVRGLLDRVRGTHPASKVAGDDVFDALILAVSGRRGAGGRLRSLPDPVERDAAGLPMAIWYAEFDNQ